Proteins encoded by one window of Superficieibacter sp. HKU1:
- the flgL gene encoding flagellar hook-associated protein FlgL — translation MRVSTQMMYEQNMRGISSSQTEWLKYGEQISTGKRVTKPSDDPIAASQAVVVSQAQAQNSQYGLARTFATQRVSLEESTLDQVTKAIQSAQEKIVNAGNGTLSDDDRASLATDLQGIRDQIMNLANSTDGNGRYIFAGYNTDKAPFSQEDGTYTGGNTSVTQQVDAARSMVIGHTGTQVFASLTSNAVAEPDGSASEKNIFSMLDSAIAALKTPVADDEEAQAQSQAAVDKTNRGLKNSLNNVLSVRAELGTQLNELDALDALGDDRTVSQAQQMSDLVDVDWNSAISSYMMQQAALQASYKTFSDMQGMSLFQLNK, via the coding sequence ATGCGTGTTAGCACTCAAATGATGTACGAGCAAAATATGCGCGGCATCTCCAGCTCGCAGACCGAATGGCTGAAGTATGGTGAGCAGATCTCCACCGGCAAACGGGTGACCAAACCGTCTGACGACCCGATTGCCGCCTCGCAGGCGGTAGTGGTTTCACAGGCGCAGGCGCAGAATAGCCAGTATGGTCTGGCGCGTACCTTTGCGACTCAGCGTGTATCTCTGGAAGAAAGCACGCTCGATCAGGTGACGAAAGCCATCCAGAGCGCGCAGGAAAAAATCGTCAATGCCGGAAACGGCACGTTGAGCGATGACGACCGCGCCTCGCTGGCGACGGATTTGCAGGGGATCCGCGACCAGATCATGAACCTGGCCAACTCCACTGACGGTAACGGACGTTACATTTTTGCCGGCTATAACACCGACAAAGCGCCGTTCTCGCAGGAGGATGGCACCTATACGGGGGGCAATACCAGCGTTACGCAGCAGGTCGATGCCGCGCGTTCAATGGTCATCGGCCATACCGGCACGCAGGTTTTTGCCAGCCTCACCAGTAATGCCGTTGCCGAGCCGGACGGATCTGCCTCCGAGAAAAACATTTTCTCTATGCTGGATAGCGCCATTGCTGCTCTGAAAACACCGGTAGCGGATGATGAAGAGGCGCAGGCCCAGTCACAGGCCGCGGTTGATAAGACCAACCGCGGTCTGAAAAACTCGCTTAACAACGTCCTCAGCGTGCGTGCGGAACTCGGTACTCAGCTTAATGAACTGGACGCGCTGGATGCGCTGGGCGACGATCGTACCGTGTCCCAGGCGCAGCAGATGAGCGATCTGGTTGACGTGGACTGGAACTCGGCCATCTCGTCTTACATGATGCAGCAGGCCGCACTTCAGGCATCGTACAAAACCTTCAGTGATATGCAGGGGATGTCCCTGTTCCAGCTAAATAAATAA
- the rne gene encoding ribonuclease E, translating to MKRMLINATQQEELRVALVDGQRLYDLDIESPGHEQKKANIYKGKITRIEPSLEAAFVDYGAERHGFLPLKEIAREYFPASYSSHGRPNIKDVLREGQEVIVQIDKEERGNKGAALTTFISLAGSYLVLMPNNPRAGGISRRIEGDDRTELKEALASLELPDGMGLIVRTAGVGKSAEALQWDLSFRLKHWEAIKKAADSRPAPFLIHQESNVIVRAFRDYLRQDIGEILIDNPKVMEMARQHISALGRPDFSSKIKLYTGEIPLFSHYQIESQIESAFQREVRLPSGGSIVIDSTEALTAIDINSARATRGGDIEETAFNTNLEAADEIARQLRLRDLGGLIVIDFIDMTPVRHQRAVENRLREAVRQDRARIQISHISRFGLLEMSRQRLSPSLGESSHHVCPRCSGTGTVRDNESLSLSILRLIEEEALKENTQEVHAIVPVPIASYLLNEKRSAVNAIETRQDGVRCVIVPNDQMETPHYSVLRVRKGEETPMLSYLLPKLHEEAMALPSEEDTPERKRPEQPALATFAMPDIPPAPPVPEETVKAAPATQPAPAARQSAEGPGLFSRIISALKKMFAGEEESKPVEQPPVKVEEKKERPQERRKPRQNNRRDRNDRNDRRDNRNERNDGSEARETREDNRRNRREKPQNAETRDARQPAASNEAEKPKARDEQQPRRERNRRRNDDKRQNQQDVNELNREQQPVQAAEQEERVQTMPRRKQRQLNQKVRFDVAPDAVETAEQPAAATAQPSAAAEHVQNTPAQGTELAKIDLPAVVETASEQQDENGDNRDNNGMPRRSRRSPRHLRVSGQRRRRYRDERYPTQSPMPLTVACASPEMASGKVWIRYPVARAQESETEQQDASAPIVAEVEQAIVAVIEEAQAEAAVEVAEPQAPVAEPQTPAVETTHPEVIAAPVNEQPQLIADADEATAEETAAAATPAEPVVEATVAEEAPVEATPAVEKPAAPVAEQPPAVDAPVAKPEVGSDVVAEPAEVAQAPVEAVEPAPVAKPPVEIAEPQPVVEPVPAAKPATVTSSAELKKARSHATAPMTRAPAPDYTPEAPRQSDWVRPSFDFDGKGSAGGHSATHHATAAPTRPQSAE from the coding sequence ATGAAAAGAATGTTAATCAACGCAACTCAGCAGGAAGAGTTGCGTGTTGCCCTTGTAGATGGGCAGCGCCTGTACGACCTGGATATCGAAAGCCCGGGCCACGAACAGAAAAAAGCGAACATCTATAAAGGTAAAATCACCCGCATTGAACCCAGCCTTGAAGCCGCGTTTGTTGATTATGGCGCTGAAAGACATGGTTTCCTTCCCCTCAAAGAGATCGCTCGCGAGTATTTCCCAGCCAGCTACAGCTCTCATGGCCGCCCCAATATTAAAGATGTGTTGCGCGAAGGCCAGGAAGTTATCGTTCAGATCGATAAAGAAGAGCGCGGTAATAAAGGCGCAGCGTTAACCACCTTTATCAGTCTGGCGGGTAGCTATCTGGTGCTGATGCCGAATAACCCGCGTGCAGGGGGTATTTCACGCCGCATCGAAGGTGACGACCGTACCGAATTGAAAGAAGCGCTGGCCAGTCTTGAACTGCCGGATGGCATGGGCCTCATCGTGCGCACTGCGGGCGTTGGTAAATCTGCCGAAGCGTTGCAGTGGGATCTGAGCTTCCGTCTGAAGCACTGGGAAGCCATTAAAAAGGCCGCCGACAGCCGCCCTGCCCCGTTCCTGATCCACCAGGAAAGCAACGTTATTGTTCGCGCGTTCCGCGACTATCTGCGTCAGGACATTGGCGAAATCCTTATTGATAACCCGAAAGTGATGGAGATGGCGCGTCAGCATATCTCTGCGCTGGGCCGTCCGGATTTCAGCAGCAAAATCAAACTGTACACCGGTGAAATCCCGCTGTTCAGCCACTACCAGATTGAATCGCAGATCGAATCTGCTTTCCAGCGCGAAGTGCGTCTGCCGTCCGGTGGGTCAATTGTTATCGACTCCACGGAAGCGCTGACGGCTATTGATATCAACTCTGCCCGCGCGACCCGCGGCGGTGATATCGAAGAGACCGCATTTAATACTAACCTTGAAGCGGCTGATGAAATTGCCCGCCAGCTGCGTCTGCGCGACCTCGGCGGTTTGATTGTCATCGACTTTATCGATATGACCCCGGTTCGCCACCAGCGCGCGGTTGAAAACCGTCTGCGTGAAGCGGTGCGTCAGGACCGTGCGCGCATTCAGATTAGCCATATTTCTCGCTTCGGGCTGCTGGAAATGTCGCGTCAGCGTCTGAGCCCGTCTCTGGGTGAATCCAGCCACCACGTTTGCCCGCGCTGTAGCGGTACCGGCACCGTGCGTGATAACGAATCCCTGTCGCTGTCGATTCTGCGTCTGATTGAAGAAGAAGCGCTGAAAGAAAACACTCAGGAAGTGCACGCCATTGTCCCGGTGCCCATTGCCTCCTACCTGCTGAATGAAAAACGCAGCGCGGTTAATGCCATTGAAACCCGCCAGGACGGCGTGCGCTGCGTGATCGTGCCGAACGATCAGATGGAAACGCCGCATTACTCGGTTCTGCGCGTGCGTAAAGGCGAAGAAACGCCGATGCTCAGCTACCTGCTGCCGAAGCTGCACGAAGAAGCGATGGCGCTGCCGTCTGAAGAAGACACGCCGGAGCGTAAACGTCCGGAACAACCTGCGCTGGCAACGTTTGCCATGCCGGATATTCCTCCTGCGCCACCGGTACCTGAAGAAACGGTCAAAGCGGCCCCGGCAACGCAACCTGCGCCAGCCGCCCGTCAGAGCGCTGAAGGCCCGGGACTGTTCTCACGCATTATCAGCGCATTGAAAAAAATGTTTGCCGGTGAAGAAGAGAGCAAACCTGTTGAGCAACCGCCAGTGAAGGTGGAAGAAAAAAAGGAGCGTCCTCAGGAACGCCGTAAGCCGCGTCAGAACAACCGTCGCGATCGTAATGACCGCAACGATCGTCGCGACAACCGTAATGAACGTAACGACGGCAGTGAAGCCCGTGAAACGCGCGAAGATAACCGTCGCAACCGTCGTGAAAAACCGCAGAATGCCGAGACACGCGATGCACGTCAGCCAGCGGCAAGCAATGAAGCTGAGAAGCCAAAAGCGCGTGACGAGCAACAGCCTCGTCGTGAGCGTAACCGCCGCCGTAATGACGATAAGCGTCAGAATCAGCAGGATGTTAACGAGCTTAACCGCGAACAACAGCCGGTTCAGGCAGCCGAGCAGGAAGAACGCGTTCAGACGATGCCGCGCCGTAAACAGCGCCAGCTGAATCAGAAAGTGCGTTTTGACGTCGCTCCGGACGCGGTTGAAACGGCTGAACAGCCAGCCGCTGCTACCGCACAGCCTTCTGCCGCTGCTGAGCACGTGCAGAACACACCGGCTCAGGGTACCGAACTGGCGAAAATTGACCTGCCAGCGGTGGTTGAAACCGCTTCAGAGCAGCAGGATGAAAATGGAGACAACCGCGATAATAACGGTATGCCACGTCGTTCACGCCGTTCACCGCGCCACCTGCGCGTGAGTGGTCAGCGTCGTCGTCGCTATCGTGATGAGCGTTATCCGACCCAGTCGCCGATGCCGTTGACCGTTGCCTGTGCCTCGCCAGAAATGGCATCAGGTAAAGTGTGGATCCGTTATCCGGTTGCCCGCGCGCAGGAAAGTGAGACGGAGCAGCAGGATGCATCCGCACCGATTGTCGCTGAAGTTGAACAGGCTATCGTGGCCGTTATCGAAGAAGCCCAGGCTGAAGCAGCGGTAGAGGTTGCAGAGCCACAGGCTCCGGTTGCTGAACCGCAGACGCCAGCCGTTGAAACGACGCATCCGGAAGTGATTGCTGCACCGGTCAACGAACAGCCACAGCTGATTGCCGATGCCGATGAAGCCACTGCGGAAGAAACTGCGGCGGCGGCAACGCCTGCTGAACCGGTGGTGGAAGCGACCGTAGCGGAAGAGGCACCTGTTGAAGCAACGCCTGCCGTGGAAAAACCCGCTGCGCCAGTGGCTGAACAACCGCCTGCAGTTGATGCTCCGGTTGCCAAACCTGAGGTTGGGTCAGACGTTGTGGCAGAACCAGCGGAAGTGGCTCAAGCGCCGGTGGAGGCTGTCGAGCCAGCACCTGTCGCTAAGCCGCCTGTTGAGATTGCCGAGCCGCAACCCGTCGTTGAGCCAGTACCGGCGGCTAAACCGGCCACCGTTACATCCAGCGCTGAGCTGAAGAAAGCTCGCAGCCACGCCACCGCGCCGATGACCCGCGCTCCTGCGCCGGACTATACGCCGGAAGCACCACGTCAGAGCGACTGGGTTCGCCCATCGTTCGACTTTGATGGTAAAGGCTCAGCGGGTGGTCACAGCGCCACCCACCACGCTACGGCCGCACCAACGCGACCGCAGTCAGCGGAGTAA
- the rluC gene encoding 23S rRNA pseudouridine(955/2504/2580) synthase RluC, with translation MKNENPSVKMVAITADEAGQRIDNFLRTQLKGVPKSMIYRILRKGEVRVNKKRIKPEYKLEAGDEIRIPPVRVAEREEAAVSPRLQKVAALTDVILYEDEHILVLNKPSGMAVHGGSGLSFGVIEGLRALRPEARFLELVHRLDRDTSGVLLVAKKRSALRSLHEQLREKGMQKDYLALVRGQWQSHMKVVQAPLLKNILQSGERIVRVNQEGKPSETRFKVEERYEHATLVRCSPVTGRTHQIRVHTLHAGHPIAFDDRYGDREFDKQLAGTGLNRLFLHAAALKFTHPATGEVLRIEAPLDDELKRCLQVLRNAK, from the coding sequence ATGAAAAATGAGAATCCATCCGTAAAAATGGTTGCCATTACCGCTGACGAAGCCGGGCAACGAATCGACAACTTTTTGCGCACCCAGTTAAAAGGGGTGCCAAAAAGCATGATTTACCGCATTCTGCGTAAAGGCGAAGTGCGGGTGAATAAGAAGCGCATTAAGCCTGAGTACAAACTGGAAGCGGGGGACGAAATTCGTATCCCTCCGGTGCGCGTTGCTGAACGTGAAGAAGCGGCCGTCTCGCCGCGCCTGCAAAAAGTAGCCGCGCTGACGGATGTCATCCTTTATGAGGATGAGCATATTCTGGTGCTCAATAAACCCTCGGGAATGGCGGTACACGGCGGTAGCGGTCTGAGTTTTGGCGTGATTGAAGGTCTGCGAGCCCTGCGCCCGGAAGCGCGCTTCCTTGAGCTGGTACACCGTCTGGACCGCGACACCTCCGGCGTGCTGCTGGTTGCCAAAAAGCGCTCGGCGCTGCGTTCACTGCATGAGCAACTGCGCGAAAAAGGCATGCAGAAGGATTATCTGGCGCTGGTACGCGGTCAGTGGCAGTCGCATATGAAAGTCGTTCAGGCTCCGCTGCTGAAAAATATTTTGCAAAGCGGTGAGCGTATTGTGCGGGTGAATCAGGAAGGCAAGCCGTCCGAAACGCGATTCAAGGTGGAAGAACGTTACGAACATGCCACGCTGGTGCGCTGTAGCCCGGTGACCGGGCGTACACACCAGATCCGCGTGCATACGTTACATGCGGGCCATCCGATTGCCTTTGACGATCGCTATGGCGACCGTGAGTTTGATAAGCAACTGGCGGGAACCGGCCTTAACCGTCTGTTCCTGCACGCGGCAGCGCTGAAGTTTACCCATCCTGCCACGGGAGAGGTGTTGCGTATTGAAGCGCCGCTGGATGATGAGCTAAAGCGGTGTTTGCAGGTATTGCGTAACGCGAAGTAA